A portion of the Micromonospora tarapacensis genome contains these proteins:
- a CDS encoding tetratricopeptide repeat protein: MGLLLTAGVTAALANFVAWYVAAGLGVASGGAGIYGGMLWQRRGDQLVRENAWRAVTTTAPGSPQWPEDDDASLLTMLLPGRRAVPFSVLHDRLARRVVQWALADSPARASVLYVNGAPGVGKSRLLVEVAERLAIPCAWAVPGRGAAAVAAAAALQRRVMLVVDDADTCDDLQATLIAWAETAGSEVRLVVISRVNDPWWAAVRSRQPARVLAGLPYRPQLTVPAVVKDAKSQQQMFARALRCFVAESAPVPQVTLKPKDPPPSIALLHAAAALAARTDVGGTVDLANVAADLFVAERHRWQASVSQAELQNLPGVVLEQALLLAALVGAADEEAARRLLTHLRSPAGVVGNDRAGQLADWLRGLYPHQLPDWLSPRLPAVLLEHYAVHTVARSPALARLLVDATREDDIRTERMLSTLGRAAAHSPDAIAATSAVLDCDPLRTIAAAIRVASAGELPFDEAIESCIGRHADRFGLPQLRQLYESVPREAQTHRLARCCVALLRACVAHPAADPEDLDTHVIRQRLAVVIFEQGRFGAAEEEFREVLAARTRLLGAEHPDTLETNTRLAVLLDKTERSDAEKQFREVLAARVQELGTDHPDTLNTRASLALVLNRQGRYDAAEEEFRKVLATQTRLLGVVHHDTLTTRNNVAVVLREQGRLGEAETGFRDLLADRTRFFGAEHAETLVVRGNLAVVLEMQGRYDAAEEEFRELLAARTRLLGPEHPDTVNARNSLAVVLSRKGQHSEAEAELRQVLTMHTRSLGAEHSDTLTARSNLAVMLDEQGWHGEAETEFRELLALRTRSLGAGHRHTLSTRNSIAIVLVKQQRLGEAEAELRDLLATRTRLLGADHPDTLNTRSTLAAVLSEQERYAEAQAEFRHLLNEFTRLLGPEHPRTLAVLTWLRAQSRAPAAPSGPDGN; encoded by the coding sequence GTGGGCCTGCTACTGACCGCCGGGGTGACCGCGGCATTGGCGAACTTCGTCGCCTGGTACGTAGCGGCCGGCCTGGGTGTGGCGTCCGGCGGTGCAGGCATCTACGGGGGAATGTTGTGGCAGCGTCGTGGCGATCAGCTGGTCCGGGAGAACGCCTGGCGGGCGGTGACCACCACCGCACCGGGCAGCCCGCAGTGGCCTGAGGATGACGACGCCAGTCTCCTGACGATGCTGCTGCCAGGCCGGCGGGCCGTACCGTTCAGCGTGCTGCATGACCGGCTGGCCCGCCGGGTGGTGCAGTGGGCCCTCGCCGACTCTCCGGCACGGGCGTCGGTGCTCTACGTCAATGGCGCACCCGGCGTGGGCAAGAGTCGGCTACTGGTCGAGGTGGCCGAGCGGCTCGCGATCCCCTGTGCCTGGGCGGTGCCCGGTCGCGGCGCGGCGGCGGTGGCTGCTGCGGCAGCGTTGCAGCGGCGAGTGATGCTGGTGGTCGACGATGCGGACACCTGCGACGACCTTCAGGCGACCCTGATTGCCTGGGCAGAGACCGCCGGCAGCGAGGTTCGGTTGGTCGTGATCAGCCGGGTGAACGACCCGTGGTGGGCTGCCGTCCGCAGCCGTCAGCCCGCGCGGGTGCTGGCTGGGTTGCCGTACCGGCCGCAGCTGACAGTGCCGGCGGTGGTGAAGGATGCCAAGAGCCAGCAGCAGATGTTCGCTCGGGCACTCCGATGCTTCGTGGCAGAGTCGGCGCCGGTTCCACAGGTGACCCTGAAGCCGAAAGACCCACCGCCGTCGATTGCACTGTTGCACGCCGCCGCCGCGCTCGCCGCGCGCACCGACGTGGGTGGCACAGTCGACCTCGCCAACGTGGCGGCTGACCTGTTCGTCGCCGAGCGGCACCGCTGGCAGGCGTCCGTCTCACAGGCAGAACTTCAGAACCTGCCTGGCGTTGTCCTTGAGCAGGCGCTCCTACTTGCGGCGCTGGTCGGGGCCGCCGACGAGGAGGCCGCCCGGCGCCTGCTCACCCACCTACGGTCCCCGGCAGGTGTGGTCGGGAATGACCGGGCAGGTCAGCTTGCCGACTGGCTGAGAGGGCTCTACCCACACCAGCTGCCGGACTGGCTGTCTCCTCGGCTGCCTGCGGTATTGCTGGAGCACTATGCCGTGCATACCGTCGCCCGCAGTCCGGCACTCGCTCGCTTGTTGGTCGACGCCACCCGAGAGGACGACATCCGCACCGAACGCATGCTGAGCACCCTCGGCAGAGCCGCCGCGCACAGTCCGGATGCCATTGCGGCGACCAGTGCCGTGCTCGACTGTGACCCGCTCCGGACGATCGCTGCTGCAATACGTGTCGCTTCCGCCGGAGAGCTACCTTTCGACGAGGCGATCGAGTCGTGTATCGGCCGACACGCCGATCGGTTCGGTCTGCCCCAGCTGCGGCAGCTGTACGAATCCGTTCCGCGGGAAGCTCAGACGCACCGGTTGGCCCGGTGCTGCGTCGCGCTCCTTCGAGCCTGCGTTGCACACCCCGCCGCGGACCCAGAGGACCTGGACACCCACGTCATCCGGCAGCGGCTCGCGGTCGTGATCTTCGAGCAGGGACGGTTCGGGGCGGCGGAGGAGGAGTTCCGGGAGGTACTCGCCGCGCGCACGCGATTACTCGGTGCCGAACACCCGGACACTCTGGAGACCAATACCCGCTTGGCGGTCCTGCTGGACAAGACCGAGCGGAGCGATGCGGAGAAGCAGTTCCGCGAAGTGCTCGCCGCACGGGTGCAGGAGCTTGGCACCGATCACCCCGACACCCTGAACACCCGAGCAAGTCTCGCCCTCGTGTTGAACAGGCAGGGGCGGTATGACGCGGCGGAGGAGGAGTTCCGCAAGGTGCTCGCCACGCAGACACGGCTGTTGGGCGTCGTGCACCACGATACCTTGACCACCCGCAACAACGTCGCCGTCGTGCTACGCGAGCAGGGGCGGCTCGGCGAGGCGGAGACCGGATTCCGTGACCTGCTGGCGGACCGAACCCGATTCTTCGGCGCCGAACATGCCGAGACTCTTGTCGTTCGCGGCAACCTCGCCGTAGTGCTGGAGATGCAGGGGCGCTATGACGCGGCGGAGGAGGAGTTCCGCGAGCTGCTCGCCGCGCGGACCCGGCTGCTCGGCCCCGAGCACCCGGACACCGTGAACGCCCGCAACAGCCTCGCAGTAGTGCTCAGCCGCAAGGGACAGCACAGCGAGGCGGAGGCGGAACTGCGCCAGGTGCTCACCATGCACACCCGGTCGCTCGGTGCCGAGCACAGCGACACGCTGACCGCCCGCAGCAACCTCGCCGTCATGTTGGATGAGCAGGGGTGGCACGGCGAGGCGGAGACCGAATTCCGTGAGTTGCTGGCCCTTCGAACGCGTTCATTGGGCGCCGGGCACCGCCACACGTTGAGCACCCGCAACAGCATCGCGATTGTGCTCGTCAAGCAGCAAAGACTCGGCGAGGCCGAGGCGGAGCTCCGTGACCTGCTGGCCACCCGGACACGCCTGCTCGGCGCAGATCATCCCGACACGTTGAACACCCGCAGCACCCTCGCCGCGGTGCTGTCCGAGCAGGAACGGTACGCGGAGGCGCAGGCGGAGTTCCGCCACCTGCTCAACGAGTTCACGCGGCTGCTCGGTCCCGAGCACCCCAGGACCCTGGCCGTGCTCACCTGGCTACGAGCGCAGTCCCGCGCGCCGGCGGCACCCAGCGGACCCGACGGCAATTGA
- a CDS encoding serine/threonine-protein kinase yields the protein MADGMARVVVGRYRLTGPLGRGGMGAVWRAHDTLLGRDVAIKEIWLPSTGEGPVDPADTFVRRALREAQAAARLRHPGIVTVYDVVTDQSRPWIVMELINGRSLAETIQAHGLLTEQRTAEIGLQVLDALRAAHREGIAHRDVKPANILLDTDRVVLTDFGIAAIEDATALTATGQLVGSPAYLSPERINGQPVTAAADLWALGVTLYTAVTGRSPFQREDTQATLAAILHSQPATPAHAGRLWPVIKGLLIKDPVSRLGTEPARQLLTNVARPAGRPHRPRHGAGPDGGQPRPRTTVPPTTVACRTRSRRRRPRRPRPLHSRNPKQVEGQRRPFRNRGRPARRLRLRLRLRLRPTAPARVLLSRRPVSRRPVPRSPPSPML from the coding sequence ATGGCTGATGGGATGGCCCGGGTGGTGGTCGGCCGTTACAGGCTGACGGGGCCGCTGGGGCGAGGCGGGATGGGCGCGGTTTGGCGCGCGCATGACACCCTGCTCGGCCGGGATGTCGCGATCAAGGAGATCTGGCTGCCCAGCACCGGCGAGGGCCCGGTCGATCCGGCGGATACGTTCGTGCGGCGGGCGCTGCGGGAGGCCCAGGCAGCCGCCCGGCTGCGGCACCCGGGCATCGTGACCGTGTACGACGTGGTCACCGACCAGAGCCGGCCGTGGATCGTCATGGAGCTGATCAACGGGCGTTCCCTGGCGGAGACGATCCAGGCGCACGGCCTGCTGACCGAGCAGCGGACCGCCGAGATCGGGTTGCAGGTCCTGGACGCGCTGCGGGCCGCCCATCGGGAGGGCATCGCGCACCGCGACGTCAAACCGGCCAACATCCTGCTGGACACCGACCGCGTGGTGCTGACCGACTTCGGCATCGCGGCCATCGAGGACGCCACCGCGCTCACCGCCACCGGACAGCTGGTGGGTTCGCCGGCATACCTGTCGCCGGAGCGGATCAACGGGCAGCCCGTGACCGCCGCCGCCGACCTCTGGGCGCTGGGCGTCACGCTGTACACCGCGGTGACCGGTCGGTCCCCGTTCCAGCGGGAGGACACCCAAGCCACGCTGGCCGCGATCCTGCACAGCCAGCCGGCCACGCCGGCGCACGCCGGGCGGCTCTGGCCTGTCATCAAGGGACTGCTGATCAAGGATCCGGTGAGCCGTCTCGGCACCGAGCCGGCCCGGCAACTGCTGACCAACGTGGCCCGGCCGGCCGGCCGCCCGCACCGGCCCCGGCACGGCGCCGGCCCCGATGGTGGCCAACCAAGGCCACGCACCACAGTGCCACCCACGACAGTGGCCTGCCGGACACGCTCGCGGCGCCGCCGCCCACGCAGGCCGCGCCCACTGCATTCCAGGAACCCGAAGCAGGTCGAGGGCCAGCGGCGGCCATTCCGGAACCGAGGCCGGCCAGCCCGCCGGCTACGGCTACGGCTACGGCTACGGCTACGGCCGACAGCGCCGGCGCGGGTTCTGCTGTCACGGAGGCCGGTGTCACGGAGGCCGGTGCCACGCAGCCCGCCGTCACCGATGCTGTGA
- a CDS encoding DUF1905 domain-containing protein produces the protein MSPKDGGDVLPLRDSVRNKEDIALDDVVHIRLVVRAG, from the coding sequence TTGTCCCCGAAGGACGGGGGCGACGTCCTCCCGCTGCGGGACTCGGTGCGCAACAAGGAGGACATCGCCCTCGACGACGTCGTGCACATCCGCCTGGTCGTCCGGGCGGGGTAG
- a CDS encoding SgcJ/EcaC family oxidoreductase, whose amino-acid sequence MTSINTPQTLVTNEEATLSAEDEHAIRDLVALADRSQVDPAVLPGLHTDATVIVNFYGRRLFGRDAFEAAMSAALGSGLGDVRTSVEIVDIRALAADAVLVSCVKTVHDQRPGVETTPPATGALTYVMVRTSDDWDIGLAQTTPIASE is encoded by the coding sequence ATGACTTCGATCAACACCCCTCAGACTCTCGTCACCAACGAAGAGGCGACGCTGTCAGCCGAGGATGAGCACGCCATTCGTGATCTGGTGGCGCTGGCTGACCGGTCCCAGGTCGACCCCGCCGTACTCCCGGGCCTGCACACCGACGCGACTGTGATCGTGAACTTCTACGGCCGCCGCCTGTTCGGGCGTGACGCCTTCGAGGCGGCGATGAGCGCGGCCCTCGGCAGCGGCCTCGGGGATGTCCGCACCAGCGTCGAGATCGTCGACATCCGGGCGCTCGCCGCCGATGCCGTTCTGGTCAGCTGCGTCAAGACGGTGCACGACCAACGCCCCGGTGTCGAGACAACTCCGCCCGCGACCGGGGCCCTCACCTACGTGATGGTGCGGACCTCCGACGACTGGGACATCGGCCTGGCCCAGACGACTCCGATCGCGTCGGAGTGA
- a CDS encoding LLM class flavin-dependent oxidoreductase, translated as MTAPSQVDYHDVLRVWREADTILEIEHAWLFDHLMPIGGDPSGPTYEGWTLLSALAAQTRRLRLGLLVTSNRIRPPAMLAKIAATVDIVSGGRLDFGIGAGSRPSHPLARREYEAHGLPFHDTAHAVGSLAEACTVIRRLWTEADPFDFHGTYHRLTGAFCNPKPIQRPHPPILVGGRSAPVLRVAAEHADLWNIPSGDIDDAVRRGALLDRYCTEIGRDPASITRSIVLQVAYDQPGITQDAVGKAIDAGFQHIVLGLPAPYPANVAQWVTDELITTPAQ; from the coding sequence ATGACCGCCCCATCACAGGTCGACTACCACGACGTCCTGCGGGTCTGGCGCGAGGCAGACACCATCCTGGAGATCGAGCACGCGTGGCTGTTCGATCACCTCATGCCGATCGGCGGCGACCCGAGCGGGCCGACCTACGAAGGCTGGACCCTGCTCTCGGCCCTCGCCGCACAGACCCGACGACTGCGCCTCGGCCTGCTCGTGACCAGCAACCGCATCCGCCCGCCCGCGATGCTGGCCAAGATCGCCGCGACCGTCGACATCGTCTCCGGCGGACGACTCGACTTCGGTATCGGCGCGGGTTCACGACCCAGCCACCCCCTGGCCCGGCGCGAGTACGAAGCACACGGCCTGCCGTTCCACGACACGGCACACGCCGTGGGAAGCCTCGCCGAGGCGTGCACCGTCATCCGGCGTTTGTGGACCGAGGCCGACCCGTTCGACTTCCACGGGACCTACCACCGTCTCACCGGAGCATTCTGCAACCCCAAACCCATCCAGCGCCCCCACCCGCCGATCCTCGTCGGCGGACGCTCGGCCCCCGTGCTGCGCGTGGCCGCCGAGCACGCCGACCTATGGAACATCCCAAGCGGCGACATCGACGACGCCGTCCGCCGCGGCGCACTGCTGGACCGCTACTGCACCGAGATCGGCCGCGACCCCGCCTCGATCACCCGATCCATCGTCCTGCAGGTCGCCTACGACCAGCCCGGCATCACCCAGGACGCAGTCGGCAAAGCGATCGACGCCGGCTTCCAGCACATCGTCCTCGGACTGCCCGCGCCCTACCCCGCCAACGTCGCCCAGTGGGTCACCGACGAGCTCATCACCACGCCCGCCCAGTAG
- a CDS encoding aldo/keto reductase — MQYRTLGRTGVQVSTLVLGGMNFGKIGNTSQEEATAIVDAALDAGINLIDTADVYSGGQSEEMIGKAIAGRRDDIVLATKASLPMGDERNHRGGSRRWLVTALDNSLRRLGADHVDLYQIHRWDPSTSDEETLSALTDLQRAGKIRYFGSSTFPAYRIVQAQWAARENHLSRYVTEQPNYSILQRGIETHVLPVTKEYGMGVLAWSPLASGWLSGAIRAGQEITTSRSGFMQQRFDISVPANRAKLDATEQLAKVADEAGLTMIQLALGFVTAHPAVTSAIIGPRTMDHLHSHLAAADTVLSADVLDAIDAIVDPGVDLAAHEKNDTPPALLDAARRRR, encoded by the coding sequence ATGCAGTACCGCACTTTGGGTCGCACCGGTGTGCAGGTCAGCACCCTCGTGCTCGGCGGGATGAACTTCGGGAAGATCGGCAACACCAGCCAGGAGGAGGCCACCGCCATCGTCGATGCGGCCCTCGATGCTGGGATCAACCTCATCGACACCGCTGACGTGTACAGCGGCGGCCAGTCCGAGGAGATGATCGGCAAGGCCATCGCCGGCCGCCGCGACGACATCGTGCTGGCCACGAAGGCGAGCTTGCCGATGGGCGACGAGCGCAACCATCGAGGCGGTTCGCGCCGCTGGTTGGTCACCGCGCTGGACAACAGCCTGCGCCGTCTCGGTGCCGACCACGTGGATCTTTACCAGATCCACCGGTGGGACCCGAGCACCAGCGACGAGGAGACGCTGTCAGCGCTGACGGACCTGCAGCGGGCGGGAAAGATTCGGTACTTCGGCTCGTCGACCTTTCCCGCCTACCGCATCGTGCAGGCGCAGTGGGCCGCCCGGGAGAACCATCTGAGCCGGTATGTCACCGAGCAGCCCAACTACTCGATCCTGCAGCGTGGGATCGAGACCCACGTGCTGCCCGTGACCAAGGAATACGGCATGGGCGTGCTCGCCTGGAGCCCGTTGGCGTCGGGATGGCTGTCTGGCGCGATCCGTGCTGGTCAGGAAATCACCACCAGCCGCTCGGGCTTCATGCAGCAGCGCTTCGACATCTCTGTCCCCGCCAACCGCGCCAAGCTCGACGCAACCGAGCAGCTGGCCAAGGTCGCCGACGAGGCCGGCCTGACCATGATCCAGCTCGCGCTCGGATTCGTCACCGCGCACCCCGCCGTCACCAGCGCGATCATCGGCCCCCGCACCATGGACCACCTGCACTCTCATCTCGCCGCCGCAGACACCGTGCTCTCCGCCGACGTGCTCGACGCGATCGACGCGATCGTCGATCCCGGCGTCGACCTCGCGGCACACGAGAAGAACGACACGCCGCCCGCCCTGCTTGACGCAGCGCGGCGACGTCGCTGA
- a CDS encoding TetR/AcrR family transcriptional regulator, with the protein MVDTDSGSGSSAKRKRADARRNEETLLDVAAAAFVTSGVDVPVRDIAARAGVGVGTIYRHFPTRADLIVAVYQHQVEACAEAGPTLLANSSTPHTALVRWINLFVDFLVTKHGLAEALQSDDAAFETLHAYFIDRLVPVCAQLLDAAATAGEIRPDMDAYELMRGVGNLCIGAGRDPRYDARRMVGLLTAGLRIH; encoded by the coding sequence GTGGTCGACACCGACAGCGGATCAGGGTCGTCAGCCAAGCGGAAGCGGGCGGACGCCCGGCGTAACGAGGAGACACTGCTGGACGTGGCCGCCGCGGCCTTCGTCACTTCCGGCGTCGATGTGCCCGTGCGTGACATCGCCGCCAGGGCCGGCGTCGGCGTCGGCACGATCTACCGCCACTTCCCGACGCGAGCCGATCTCATCGTCGCGGTCTACCAACACCAGGTCGAGGCATGCGCTGAGGCTGGTCCGACACTGCTGGCGAACAGCAGCACACCGCACACCGCACTGGTGCGTTGGATCAACCTCTTCGTCGACTTCCTGGTCACCAAGCACGGCCTTGCCGAGGCGCTGCAGTCCGACGACGCCGCCTTCGAGACTCTGCACGCCTATTTCATCGACCGCCTCGTCCCCGTGTGCGCCCAACTGCTCGACGCTGCTGCCACAGCGGGTGAGATTCGCCCCGACATGGATGCCTACGAACTGATGCGCGGCGTCGGCAATCTCTGTATCGGCGCTGGCCGCGACCCGCGCTACGACGCGCGTCGCATGGTCGGACTCCTCACCGCAGGACTGCGCATCCACTAG
- a CDS encoding ferredoxin reductase family protein, which produces MSVRAGRWAIWVLVAANTVSWLTFGPVDDGRDRFIWQAVAEFLASTTAILFAAALVLATRWRFLEPWFGGLDRMYRSHREVAVAGYVLLLAHVAVVPWRLESPGGTPSGLIAFVGFTALVVLSVGPRMPGLRLLVAISYHRWRWSHRFIGFFFIFSLAHALLVDGVVRSAPVPLAFLLAAYVIGVLAYAYCLLLARFVRPRRRYVVEAVRRLSETAVEVTLCPRRKPITFRSGQFAFTRYRQRGLREPHPFTISSAPGEPTLRLTIKEIGDYTRRLGTELQPGRTAIVEGGYGMLDYRVGRARQIWVAGGIGVTPFLSWLRDLPHPEPRDIQFFYAVRHSAEAICWEDVLAARTNHIGLNAHLHVSSEAGTLTVDQIMQSTGPVTDAEIYLCGPQPMIAALERGFRHHGVPARAIHFEEFAFR; this is translated from the coding sequence GTGAGTGTGAGAGCGGGCCGGTGGGCGATATGGGTTCTGGTCGCGGCGAATACCGTGTCCTGGCTGACGTTCGGGCCGGTCGATGACGGTCGGGACCGGTTCATATGGCAGGCGGTGGCCGAATTCCTCGCCTCCACCACGGCGATCCTGTTCGCGGCAGCCCTGGTCCTGGCAACGCGGTGGCGCTTTCTTGAGCCGTGGTTCGGCGGCTTGGACCGCATGTATCGCAGTCACCGCGAGGTCGCTGTGGCAGGCTATGTCCTGCTGCTCGCCCATGTCGCCGTAGTACCGTGGCGGCTGGAGTCGCCGGGCGGGACACCATCGGGCCTCATCGCATTCGTCGGGTTCACCGCGTTGGTGGTGCTGAGCGTCGGACCTCGTATGCCAGGGCTGCGGCTCCTGGTTGCCATAAGCTACCACCGCTGGCGATGGTCGCACCGGTTCATCGGCTTCTTCTTCATCTTCAGCCTGGCTCACGCGTTGCTCGTCGATGGCGTCGTACGCTCGGCGCCGGTGCCGCTCGCATTCCTGTTGGCGGCGTACGTGATCGGTGTGCTCGCGTACGCGTATTGCCTGCTGCTGGCACGGTTCGTTCGGCCCCGCCGCCGGTATGTCGTCGAGGCAGTCCGACGGTTGAGCGAGACCGCAGTCGAGGTAACCCTGTGTCCACGACGCAAACCCATCACCTTTCGATCCGGGCAGTTCGCATTTACCCGCTACCGGCAGCGCGGCCTGCGTGAACCGCATCCGTTCACCATCTCAAGCGCGCCCGGCGAGCCGACCCTACGCCTGACGATCAAGGAAATCGGGGACTACACCCGCCGACTCGGAACCGAACTGCAGCCTGGACGAACGGCGATCGTTGAGGGTGGCTACGGGATGTTGGACTACCGCGTCGGCCGAGCGCGGCAGATATGGGTTGCCGGGGGCATCGGCGTCACTCCCTTTCTGAGTTGGCTTCGCGACTTGCCGCACCCTGAGCCACGCGACATCCAGTTCTTTTACGCCGTACGTCATAGCGCCGAGGCAATCTGCTGGGAAGACGTACTCGCCGCGCGGACCAACCACATCGGGCTCAACGCGCATTTGCACGTCTCCTCCGAGGCGGGCACACTCACGGTCGATCAGATCATGCAGAGCACCGGCCCGGTCACCGACGCGGAGATCTACCTATGCGGGCCGCAGCCGATGATCGCCGCCCTCGAGCGTGGGTTTCGCCACCACGGCGTGCCCGCCCGCGCGATTCACTTCGAGGAGTTCGCCTTCCGCTAA
- a CDS encoding DUF1737 domain-containing protein — MPLRYRLITGPDDADFCARISGLLDQGYRLYGSPALTFNGERVIAAQALVLPNSAGPEASEGSAR; from the coding sequence GTGCCCCTCCGCTACCGGCTTATTACCGGACCCGATGATGCCGACTTCTGCGCCCGCATCAGCGGCCTTCTCGACCAGGGCTATCGGCTGTACGGCTCCCCGGCGCTGACCTTCAACGGTGAACGGGTCATTGCCGCTCAAGCTTTGGTGCTGCCGAACTCGGCCGGCCCCGAGGCGTCCGAGGGCAGCGCCAGATAG
- a CDS encoding 4'-phosphopantetheinyl transferase family protein: MIEAVLPTTVGWAERFDDAVTGDLFPEEQGVMAGAVEKRRREFTTGRWCARRALEDVGFRPVAIPPLQRGAPGWPLGAVGSITHCSGYRAAVAARSEAIVTVGIDAEPNRTLPAGVLDAVSSEVERRCLPDLTRRLPVVSWDRLLFSAKESVYKAWFPLARCGLEFDKARVGFELDGTFSAELLVEGPVVDGHNRLTTFPGRWAATDGLLVTAVVLPWR, encoded by the coding sequence ATGATCGAAGCCGTGTTACCCACAACTGTGGGATGGGCTGAACGCTTCGACGACGCCGTTACCGGAGATCTCTTTCCCGAGGAGCAGGGGGTGATGGCTGGCGCCGTGGAGAAACGGCGCCGGGAGTTCACCACCGGTCGTTGGTGTGCGCGGCGCGCACTGGAGGACGTCGGGTTCCGCCCGGTAGCGATCCCGCCGCTCCAGCGCGGGGCGCCCGGGTGGCCGCTTGGAGCGGTCGGTTCCATCACGCATTGCTCGGGATATCGGGCTGCCGTGGCAGCCCGGTCGGAGGCGATCGTCACGGTCGGAATCGACGCCGAGCCGAACAGGACCCTGCCGGCGGGTGTGCTCGACGCGGTGTCGTCGGAGGTCGAGCGTCGTTGTCTCCCGGATCTGACGCGGCGGCTTCCGGTCGTCAGCTGGGATCGGTTGCTGTTCAGTGCGAAGGAGTCGGTCTACAAGGCATGGTTCCCCCTCGCGCGCTGCGGGCTCGAATTCGACAAAGCGCGCGTCGGTTTTGAGCTCGACGGCACGTTCTCGGCTGAGTTGCTGGTCGAAGGTCCCGTCGTTGACGGCCACAACCGGCTGACGACCTTCCCTGGACGGTGGGCGGCAACCGACGGGCTCCTGGTCACCGCCGTCGTTCTGCCCTGGCGGTAA
- a CDS encoding DUF5988 family protein, whose product MDGSAHVDALLVGGPSGAPARVRISRADMASKIKLRHLDGYEHFEREAGTDAAMPVYRWTMRTKVAE is encoded by the coding sequence ATGGATGGTTCAGCGCATGTCGACGCTCTACTCGTCGGCGGACCCTCCGGCGCTCCGGCCAGGGTGAGGATCAGCCGGGCCGACATGGCCAGCAAGATCAAACTTCGGCATCTCGATGGATACGAACACTTCGAGCGCGAGGCCGGAACGGACGCCGCCATGCCGGTGTACCGCTGGACCATGCGTACGAAGGTCGCGGAGTAG
- a CDS encoding thioesterase II family protein: MTDSNADSLWLVRLGQSAADTTLVCFPHAGGAASFYHPLARATAGVADVVGIQLPGRQDRRHEPCIDDLPALADAVADALGGCIHRPLAFFGHSMGAVLAFEVAARLERDTGTILRRLFVSGRRAPSRYRDDDLHRSGDQALIAELRALSGTDSALLDDGELLQMILPAIRGDYRAIERYRYTPGVVVSCPISALVGEEDPRATVGEVSDWAGHTTATFDLHTFPGRHFYLADEINGVATLVRGRLGQ, encoded by the coding sequence GTGACTGACTCGAACGCCGATTCCCTCTGGCTTGTTCGTCTTGGGCAGAGCGCGGCGGACACGACGCTGGTCTGCTTTCCGCACGCGGGCGGAGCGGCGAGTTTCTACCATCCGCTCGCGCGCGCTACGGCGGGGGTGGCCGATGTCGTCGGCATCCAACTACCGGGCCGGCAGGACCGTAGGCATGAGCCGTGCATCGACGATCTCCCCGCGCTCGCCGACGCCGTCGCCGACGCGCTGGGCGGATGTATCCACCGGCCGCTGGCCTTCTTCGGCCACAGCATGGGGGCGGTGCTGGCGTTCGAGGTGGCGGCCCGCCTGGAACGCGACACCGGGACAATTCTGCGGCGATTGTTCGTCTCCGGCCGGCGTGCGCCGTCGCGCTACAGGGATGACGACCTGCATCGCAGCGGCGACCAGGCCCTCATCGCGGAGCTTCGCGCACTCAGCGGCACCGACAGCGCTCTACTGGACGACGGCGAGCTGCTCCAGATGATCCTGCCAGCGATCCGGGGTGACTACCGGGCGATCGAGCGCTACCGCTACACCCCCGGTGTCGTGGTGAGCTGTCCGATCAGCGCACTGGTGGGCGAGGAGGACCCCCGCGCCACCGTGGGTGAGGTCAGCGATTGGGCGGGGCACACAACGGCCACCTTCGATCTGCACACCTTCCCCGGCAGACACTTCTACCTGGCAGACGAGATCAACGGGGTGGCGACTCTCGTCCGGGGCCGGCTGGGGCAGTAG